A genome region from Arthrobacter sp. V1I9 includes the following:
- a CDS encoding heavy metal translocating P-type ATPase has protein sequence MQDHQHQHHTHHHDDDSPPGATLTEAGAASPAHHTHHDDDHAVHTHGQHAGHSTAMFKNRFWLTLALTAPVVYFSPMVGHILGYMAPMFPGSTWVPPVLGTVIFLYGGQPFLKGGLQELKDRRPGMMLLIAMAITVAFVASWITSLGLGGFDLDFWWELALLVAIMLLGHWIEMRALGSAQGALDALAALLPDEAERITDSGTETVSVAELRPADLVLVRSGARMPADGTVVEGQAEFDESMITGESKTVLRAPGDAVVAGTVATDNSVRVRVDAVGDDTALAGIQRLVAEAQASSSRAQALADRAAAFLFYFAAGAGVLTFIVWTLLGSIPEAVTRTVTVLVIACPHALGLAIPLVIAISTEQAARAGVLIKNRMALERMRTVDVVLFDKTGTLTTGEPELKDVAASPGVEVDKLLALAAAVESDSEHPVARAIVRAARERNLALPAVAGFSSLTGRGVRASVDGRTVHVGGPALLRELAAIEPPALADTTRGWMDRGAAVLHVIDDDGRVVGAVSLEDAVRAESRQAVAALQNRGVKVGMITGDARQVAQAVAADLNIDEVFAEVLPADKDKKVAELQARGLKVAMVGDGVNDSPALARAEVGIAIGAGTDVAMESAGVVLAGNDPRAVLSMVDLSRASYRKMWQNLVWATGYNILSVPLAAGVLAFAGVVLSPAAGAVLMSVSTIVVALNAQLLRRLKLNPSDVR, from the coding sequence ATGCAGGACCATCAGCACCAACACCACACGCACCATCACGACGACGACAGCCCGCCAGGTGCCACCCTCACCGAAGCGGGGGCAGCTTCGCCCGCCCACCACACCCATCACGACGACGACCATGCCGTCCACACCCACGGGCAGCACGCCGGCCACAGCACGGCCATGTTCAAGAACAGGTTCTGGCTCACGCTGGCGTTGACCGCCCCCGTGGTCTATTTCAGCCCCATGGTGGGCCACATCCTCGGCTACATGGCCCCGATGTTCCCCGGCTCCACCTGGGTCCCGCCCGTCCTGGGCACGGTGATCTTCCTCTATGGCGGCCAGCCGTTCCTCAAGGGCGGGCTGCAGGAGCTGAAGGACCGCCGGCCAGGCATGATGCTCCTGATCGCGATGGCCATCACGGTGGCATTTGTGGCGTCCTGGATCACCAGTCTCGGCCTGGGCGGTTTCGACCTGGACTTCTGGTGGGAGCTAGCGTTGCTGGTGGCCATCATGCTGCTGGGCCACTGGATCGAGATGCGGGCGCTGGGTTCCGCGCAGGGCGCACTCGATGCCCTCGCCGCGCTGCTCCCCGATGAAGCAGAACGCATCACGGACAGCGGAACCGAAACCGTGTCCGTCGCCGAACTCCGGCCAGCCGACCTGGTCCTGGTGCGCTCCGGCGCCCGCATGCCGGCCGACGGCACCGTAGTGGAAGGGCAGGCTGAGTTCGACGAGTCGATGATCACCGGCGAATCCAAAACGGTACTGCGGGCCCCAGGCGATGCCGTGGTGGCCGGGACGGTCGCCACGGACAACAGCGTGCGGGTCCGCGTGGATGCGGTGGGCGACGACACTGCCCTTGCCGGCATCCAACGCCTCGTGGCCGAAGCACAGGCATCCTCGTCGCGGGCACAGGCTTTGGCTGACCGCGCGGCGGCCTTCCTGTTCTACTTCGCCGCGGGTGCAGGCGTGCTCACCTTCATCGTCTGGACGCTTCTGGGGAGCATCCCGGAGGCCGTGACCCGCACCGTCACCGTCCTCGTCATCGCCTGCCCCCACGCACTGGGCCTGGCGATTCCGCTGGTCATCGCCATCTCCACGGAGCAGGCCGCCCGGGCCGGGGTCCTGATCAAGAACCGGATGGCTTTGGAGCGGATGCGCACGGTGGACGTGGTTCTCTTCGACAAGACCGGCACCCTCACCACCGGCGAACCGGAGCTGAAGGACGTGGCCGCGTCTCCTGGCGTGGAGGTGGACAAGTTGCTGGCCCTGGCCGCCGCCGTGGAGTCGGACAGTGAGCACCCCGTAGCGCGGGCCATCGTGCGCGCGGCACGGGAGCGGAACCTGGCGCTGCCCGCCGTCGCGGGATTCAGCTCGCTCACCGGCCGCGGCGTCCGGGCTTCAGTAGACGGCCGCACCGTGCACGTCGGCGGGCCCGCGCTCCTGCGCGAGCTTGCCGCCATCGAACCTCCTGCCCTTGCGGACACGACCCGCGGCTGGATGGACCGCGGCGCGGCCGTCCTGCACGTGATCGACGACGACGGCCGGGTGGTGGGGGCGGTCAGCCTTGAGGACGCGGTGCGGGCAGAGTCGCGCCAGGCAGTTGCCGCCCTGCAGAACCGCGGCGTGAAGGTGGGCATGATTACCGGTGACGCCCGGCAGGTGGCCCAGGCTGTGGCAGCCGACCTGAACATCGACGAGGTGTTCGCGGAGGTCCTGCCGGCGGACAAGGACAAGAAGGTGGCTGAGCTGCAGGCGCGCGGCCTGAAGGTGGCCATGGTGGGCGACGGCGTCAACGACTCCCCCGCGCTGGCCCGTGCCGAGGTGGGCATCGCGATCGGTGCAGGCACGGATGTTGCCATGGAATCGGCCGGCGTGGTGCTCGCGGGAAACGACCCGCGCGCCGTGCTGTCCATGGTGGACCTGTCCCGCGCCAGCTACCGCAAGATGTGGCAGAACCTGGTGTGGGCCACCGGCTACAACATCCTGTCCGTGCCGCTGGCGGCCGGCGTCCTGGCCTTCGCCGGGGTGGTGCTCTCACCGGCCGCCGGCGCGGTGCTGATGTCCGTGTCCACTATCGTGGTGGCCTTGAACGCCCAGCTGCTGCGGCGGCTGAAACTCAACCCGTCCGACGTACGTTGA
- a CDS encoding PAS and ANTAR domain-containing protein, whose amino-acid sequence MSAWRATFHVDLDGWKIEWSDGMFALHGYRRGEVVPTMELLYSHKHPEDRPRCEEIVAQVAKTGGYFCMYHRIIDSRGRTRRVLTSGEAITDTAGKVTAMEGVVVDLTTTLQRETEEKTREAVAGATSTRSVIDQARGILMGQLHLGSDDAFQLLVSTSSHRNVKLVVVAAELVQLANSAATRRYLNDAVAAIAQDGRWRENGRGKVAS is encoded by the coding sequence ATGAGTGCGTGGCGGGCCACATTCCACGTGGATCTGGACGGCTGGAAGATTGAATGGTCGGACGGCATGTTTGCGCTTCACGGGTACCGGCGCGGCGAAGTGGTTCCCACTATGGAGCTGCTGTATTCGCACAAGCACCCGGAGGACAGGCCCAGGTGCGAAGAGATCGTGGCGCAGGTTGCCAAAACCGGAGGCTACTTCTGCATGTACCACCGGATCATCGACTCTCGGGGCCGGACGCGGCGGGTGCTGACATCCGGTGAGGCCATCACGGATACCGCTGGGAAGGTTACCGCTATGGAAGGGGTGGTGGTTGACCTCACTACCACGCTGCAGCGCGAAACTGAGGAGAAAACCCGCGAAGCGGTGGCCGGCGCCACGTCAACCCGGAGTGTTATTGACCAGGCCCGGGGGATCCTGATGGGACAGCTGCACTTGGGCTCGGACGACGCCTTCCAGCTGCTGGTGAGCACCAGCAGCCACCGCAACGTCAAGCTGGTGGTGGTGGCCGCGGAGCTGGTGCAGCTGGCCAACTCTGCAGCTACGCGCCGCTACCTGAACGACGCCGTTGCTGCCATTGCCCAGGACGGCCGGTGGCGGGAAAACGGGCGGGGCAAGGTCGCGTCCTAG
- a CDS encoding class F sortase, whose amino-acid sequence MIGTNSGRRGGLLASTAAGLLLTLALSGCGAGSNNTPDAGSPPSASATPSAAATSDPPSSAAPSAASPAAAAPAAAKPAVLSRSEPVALEIPAIGVRTELLKLGLRENGSLEVPQDDGNGAPASWYNGSPTPGERGPSVMLGHVNSPNGRGGVFKDLRQLTPGTEINVSRTDGSIAVFTVDRGELYSKDSFPTLKVYGNTPGSELRLITCDGYDPATGLFDDNYVIYAKLKA is encoded by the coding sequence GTGATTGGTACGAATTCCGGCCGCCGCGGGGGCCTGCTGGCCTCCACTGCGGCCGGGCTTCTGCTCACCTTAGCCTTGAGCGGCTGCGGCGCCGGCAGCAACAACACGCCTGACGCCGGCTCCCCGCCTTCCGCTTCCGCCACGCCTTCCGCGGCGGCTACCTCGGACCCGCCAAGTTCCGCAGCGCCGTCGGCAGCTTCCCCCGCTGCCGCCGCGCCTGCTGCTGCAAAACCGGCAGTCCTGTCCCGGTCCGAGCCCGTGGCCCTGGAAATTCCTGCCATCGGCGTACGGACCGAACTCCTGAAGCTTGGCCTGCGGGAAAACGGCTCCCTGGAAGTACCGCAGGACGACGGCAACGGTGCCCCCGCCAGCTGGTACAACGGGTCACCCACCCCCGGCGAACGCGGACCATCCGTCATGCTGGGCCACGTCAACTCACCCAACGGACGCGGGGGCGTCTTCAAAGATCTCCGCCAGCTCACTCCCGGAACCGAAATCAACGTCTCCAGGACAGACGGCAGCATCGCCGTGTTCACCGTTGACCGCGGCGAGCTGTACAGCAAGGACAGTTTCCCCACGCTGAAGGTCTACGGAAATACTCCCGGGTCCGAGCTGCGGCTTATCACGTGCGATGGCTACGACCCAGCCACCGGGCTCTTCGACGACAACTACGTGATCTACGCGAAGCTCAAAGCCTGA
- a CDS encoding CHRD domain-containing protein — protein sequence MNKTLRLMAVPTLALGALALSTAPAMAHDGADHYQSTLSQLNGSAGSGTITVDVTGNQAHVVLNVSGMPATFMDAPYPHVQHIHGGAQGVCPAPSADKDGDQVISTTEGAPSYGGIVTTLSTSGDTSPAAGLDLKVGGQGAAYTVDRTFELNAETKAALEAGTAVVVVHGLDPATLSAAGQAAKSDLAPTLPLAATSPALCGTLTAGQMQMPAGGADTGVATETGTDTGALAVGSGLALIALAGGAYAVRRRTAGAAA from the coding sequence ATGAACAAGACACTCCGCCTTATGGCTGTTCCCACCCTCGCTCTGGGAGCCCTTGCCCTTTCGACTGCCCCTGCCATGGCCCACGACGGCGCCGACCACTACCAGTCCACGCTCAGCCAGCTCAACGGCAGCGCCGGCTCGGGCACCATCACTGTTGATGTCACCGGCAACCAGGCACACGTTGTCCTGAACGTTTCGGGTATGCCCGCCACGTTCATGGACGCCCCGTACCCGCACGTCCAGCACATCCACGGTGGAGCCCAGGGAGTTTGCCCCGCCCCTTCGGCGGACAAGGACGGCGACCAGGTCATCTCCACGACCGAAGGTGCCCCCTCCTACGGCGGCATCGTCACCACCCTGTCCACCAGCGGCGACACCAGCCCCGCAGCGGGTCTCGACCTCAAGGTCGGTGGCCAGGGGGCGGCTTACACCGTTGACCGCACGTTCGAACTGAACGCCGAAACCAAGGCCGCCCTCGAAGCCGGCACCGCGGTGGTGGTGGTCCACGGCCTTGACCCCGCAACCCTGAGCGCGGCCGGACAGGCAGCAAAGAGCGATCTTGCGCCCACCCTTCCGCTCGCCGCAACTTCGCCTGCCCTGTGCGGGACGTTGACGGCCGGGCAGATGCAGATGCCGGCAGGCGGCGCTGACACCGGCGTCGCTACCGAAACCGGTACCGACACCGGAGCCCTCGCCGTGGGCAGCGGCCTGGCCCTGATTGCCCTCGCTGGCGGCGCCTACGCCGTCCGCCGCCGTACCGCCGGCGCAGCAGCCTAA
- the nhaA gene encoding Na+/H+ antiporter NhaA — MSPTPPPNRTRSTIFGRGSYAEALRIGEILRKETVGGALLVAAALIALVWANSPASDSYFALRDFKIGYEPWHLNLSLGAWAADGLLAIFFFLVGLELKREFVAGDLRQLNKSIVPVAAAAGGVVVPALIYVAINLTSPETLRGWAIPTATDIAFAVAVLAIIGSHLPSALRIFLLTLAVVDDLIAISIIAFFYTSDLHVMPLLLALIPLALYAFLAHRFRYFFGMKAPAAWIILLPLGVVTWALVHASGIHATVAGVLLGFAIPVIRSQAAGGPDAGPGLAEIFEHRFRPISAGIAVPVFAFFSAGVAVGGLEGFASALADPVALGIIVALVLGKPIGIMGTTWLLTKTSRAELDKSFKWIDVFGVSLLAGIGFTVSLLVAELSFGQGSLHDDHAKVGILTASLLAALLATAVLRARNRQYRAAEEVEKVDADEDGIPDVYQDRS, encoded by the coding sequence ATGAGCCCAACGCCCCCACCCAATCGAACCCGCTCCACCATTTTCGGCCGCGGCAGCTACGCCGAAGCCCTGCGGATCGGCGAGATCCTGCGCAAGGAGACCGTTGGCGGTGCCCTGCTGGTTGCGGCGGCGCTGATCGCCCTGGTGTGGGCCAACTCTCCGGCTTCGGACAGTTATTTTGCCTTGCGGGACTTCAAAATTGGCTACGAGCCGTGGCACCTGAACCTCAGTTTGGGGGCCTGGGCTGCCGACGGGTTGCTGGCGATCTTCTTCTTCCTGGTGGGCCTGGAGCTCAAGCGGGAGTTCGTTGCGGGCGACCTTCGGCAGCTGAACAAGTCCATCGTTCCGGTGGCTGCCGCAGCGGGCGGCGTGGTAGTCCCGGCGCTGATCTATGTGGCCATCAACCTGACCAGCCCGGAGACCCTGCGCGGCTGGGCTATCCCCACTGCCACGGACATCGCCTTCGCGGTGGCGGTCCTGGCTATCATCGGCTCGCACCTGCCCAGCGCGCTGCGGATCTTCCTGCTGACGCTGGCTGTAGTCGATGACCTTATTGCCATCAGCATCATCGCGTTCTTCTATACCAGCGACCTGCACGTCATGCCGCTGCTACTGGCACTCATCCCGCTGGCGCTCTACGCCTTCCTGGCGCATAGATTCCGATACTTCTTCGGCATGAAAGCCCCGGCGGCCTGGATCATCCTGCTGCCGCTCGGGGTGGTCACGTGGGCGCTGGTCCACGCCTCCGGAATTCACGCCACTGTGGCCGGAGTGCTGCTGGGCTTCGCCATCCCCGTCATCCGCTCGCAGGCGGCCGGCGGCCCCGACGCAGGACCGGGACTGGCCGAAATCTTCGAACACCGCTTCCGGCCTATTTCTGCTGGCATTGCAGTGCCGGTCTTCGCCTTCTTCTCCGCGGGCGTGGCCGTGGGCGGACTGGAAGGATTCGCCTCCGCCCTGGCCGATCCTGTGGCTTTGGGCATCATCGTGGCCCTGGTGCTCGGAAAGCCTATTGGCATCATGGGCACCACCTGGCTGCTGACGAAAACCAGCAGGGCTGAGCTGGACAAGTCTTTCAAGTGGATCGATGTCTTTGGTGTGTCCCTCCTGGCAGGCATCGGATTCACGGTGTCCCTGCTGGTGGCCGAACTCAGCTTCGGTCAGGGCAGCCTGCACGACGACCACGCCAAAGTCGGCATCCTGACCGCCTCATTGCTGGCCGCGCTGCTGGCCACGGCCGTGCTCCGGGCCAGGAACCGCCAATACCGGGCGGCGGAGGAAGTCGAGAAAGTGGACGCAGATGAGGACGGCATCCCGGACGTCTACCAGGACCGCAGCTAG
- a CDS encoding GlsB/YeaQ/YmgE family stress response membrane protein, protein MIGFIVAGLVIGALARLIKPGKQNLGLLATLLLGLVGSVIGGVVASLLGTGNIFELNFLGFIVAVIASVLLVGTAEAVAGRRKSVRR, encoded by the coding sequence GTGATTGGATTCATCGTTGCCGGCCTGGTTATCGGCGCACTTGCCCGCCTCATCAAGCCGGGCAAGCAGAACCTGGGCCTGCTCGCCACGTTGCTGCTGGGCCTTGTCGGTTCGGTGATCGGCGGCGTTGTGGCTTCGCTCCTGGGCACCGGAAACATCTTTGAACTGAACTTCCTGGGCTTCATCGTGGCTGTCATCGCGTCGGTGCTCCTGGTGGGCACCGCGGAAGCAGTTGCCGGGCGCCGGAAGTCAGTGCGCCGCTAA
- a CDS encoding MBL fold metallo-hydrolase, whose product MTQATSGKASFTTVADGVHCVSEAFVNFYLVESPDGLTLVDSGLPAMWKTLEESVRGLGHAVGDIRAVVLTHAHFDHLGLAHRLHTEFRIPVWVHGGDSFIARHPYRYQHEKSRFIFSLSHPGGLPVLARMTKAGALRVKGVDDLSLFPAGLGTLPVPGQPEVVFSPGHTAGHCGLYLRDRDVLFSGDALVTLDPYSGRTGPRIVAGAATMDSRQNLDTLTQLARTGASLVLPGHGEPWTGGIEEAVAAARREAAS is encoded by the coding sequence ATGACGCAGGCTACCTCGGGCAAGGCGTCCTTCACCACGGTGGCGGACGGCGTCCACTGTGTCTCAGAAGCCTTCGTCAACTTCTATCTGGTGGAGAGCCCCGACGGGCTGACCCTGGTGGACTCCGGGCTGCCGGCGATGTGGAAGACGCTGGAGGAATCGGTCCGGGGGCTGGGACATGCCGTGGGCGACATCAGGGCGGTGGTGCTCACGCACGCGCACTTCGACCACCTGGGCCTGGCGCACCGGCTGCACACGGAGTTCAGGATCCCCGTCTGGGTGCATGGCGGTGACTCCTTCATCGCCCGGCACCCCTACCGGTACCAGCACGAGAAGTCCCGCTTTATCTTCTCGCTCTCCCACCCCGGCGGCCTGCCCGTGCTGGCCCGGATGACCAAGGCGGGCGCGTTGCGGGTGAAGGGCGTTGATGACCTGTCCCTGTTTCCCGCTGGACTTGGCACCCTGCCGGTGCCGGGGCAGCCCGAGGTGGTGTTCTCCCCCGGGCACACCGCCGGCCACTGCGGGCTGTACCTGCGGGACCGGGACGTGCTGTTCAGCGGGGATGCGTTGGTGACGCTGGACCCGTATTCAGGACGGACCGGGCCGCGCATTGTGGCGGGGGCCGCCACCATGGACAGCCGGCAGAACCTGGACACCCTGACGCAACTGGCACGGACCGGCGCTTCCCTGGTCCTGCCCGGGCACGGCGAACCCTGGACGGGCGGCATCGAGGAGGCAGTGGCAGCAGCCCGGCGCGAGGCAGCCTCCTGA
- a CDS encoding zinc-dependent alcohol dehydrogenase — translation MRAMVYRGPYKIRVEEKDIPKIEHPNDAIIRVTTGAICGSDLHLYHGMMPDTRVGMTFGHEFVGVVHAVGSSVQNLVPGDRVMVPFNVYCGSCYFCSRGLFSNCHNVNPNATAVGGIYGYSHTCGGYDGGQAEFVRVPFADVGPAKIPDWMDEEDAVLLTDALPTGYFGAQLGDIVEGDTVVVFGAGPVGLFAAKSAWLMGAGRVIVIDHLEYRLEKARTFAHAETYNFVEYDDIVVHLKKATDYLGADVVIDAVGAEADGNFLQHVTAAKLKLQGGSPVALNWAIDAVRKGGTVSVVGAYGPIFSAVKFGDAVNKGLTLRMNQCPVKRQWPRLFEHIRNGYLKPSDIVTHRVPLEHIAEGYHMFSAKLDDCIKPLIVSTPA, via the coding sequence ATGCGAGCAATGGTTTACCGGGGCCCGTACAAAATCCGGGTTGAAGAAAAAGACATTCCGAAGATCGAGCATCCCAACGACGCGATTATCCGCGTGACCACCGGGGCAATTTGCGGCTCGGACCTGCACCTCTACCACGGCATGATGCCGGACACCCGGGTGGGCATGACGTTCGGGCACGAGTTTGTGGGCGTGGTGCACGCGGTGGGCTCCTCGGTGCAGAACCTCGTGCCGGGCGACCGCGTGATGGTCCCCTTCAACGTCTACTGCGGCTCCTGTTATTTCTGCTCCCGCGGCCTGTTTTCGAACTGCCACAACGTAAACCCGAACGCGACGGCGGTGGGCGGCATCTACGGCTACTCCCACACCTGCGGAGGTTACGACGGCGGCCAGGCGGAGTTCGTGCGCGTCCCGTTCGCCGATGTGGGGCCCGCGAAGATTCCGGACTGGATGGACGAAGAGGACGCCGTCCTGCTCACCGACGCGCTTCCCACCGGCTACTTCGGGGCCCAGCTCGGCGACATTGTGGAAGGCGACACCGTGGTGGTGTTCGGTGCCGGCCCGGTGGGCCTGTTCGCCGCCAAGTCCGCCTGGCTGATGGGCGCCGGGAGGGTGATAGTGATCGACCACCTGGAGTACCGGCTGGAGAAGGCCCGCACCTTCGCGCACGCCGAAACGTACAACTTTGTGGAGTACGACGACATTGTGGTGCACCTGAAGAAAGCGACCGACTACCTGGGCGCCGACGTCGTGATTGACGCGGTGGGGGCCGAGGCGGACGGCAACTTCCTCCAGCATGTGACCGCCGCCAAACTGAAACTGCAGGGCGGCTCGCCCGTGGCGCTGAACTGGGCCATCGACGCTGTCCGCAAGGGCGGAACGGTGTCCGTGGTGGGCGCGTACGGTCCGATTTTCAGCGCGGTGAAGTTCGGCGACGCCGTGAACAAGGGCCTGACGCTGCGGATGAACCAGTGCCCGGTCAAACGGCAGTGGCCAAGGCTGTTCGAGCACATCCGGAACGGGTACCTGAAGCCCAGCGACATCGTCACCCACCGGGTCCCCTTGGAGCATATTGCCGAGGGGTACCACATGTTCTCCGCGAAGCTTGATGACTGCATCAAGCCCCTTATCGTTTCCACCCCGGCCTGA
- a CDS encoding DUF2243 domain-containing protein codes for MSRETRTTPAKAAGAPTKAPAFLFGMGIGGFVDGIVLHQLLQWHHLLSHTESGNTKTVAGLELNTLADGMFHSAMWVLVVAAAALTVRARQQGRLSAAWSFHAGLVLCGWGVFNIVEGLVNHQLLQIHHVRDDLGGPLAWDLGFLAVSVVLAVGGWLLFRGSPTSGQTGASEAG; via the coding sequence GTGTCAAGGGAAACCCGAACCACGCCGGCGAAGGCGGCCGGCGCACCGACCAAAGCCCCGGCCTTCCTGTTCGGCATGGGGATCGGCGGGTTCGTGGACGGCATCGTCCTGCACCAGCTGCTGCAATGGCACCACCTGCTCAGCCACACCGAAAGCGGCAACACCAAGACCGTGGCAGGCCTGGAGCTGAACACCCTGGCCGACGGCATGTTCCACAGTGCCATGTGGGTGCTGGTGGTGGCCGCGGCGGCCCTCACCGTCCGTGCCCGGCAGCAGGGGCGGCTGTCCGCCGCCTGGAGCTTCCACGCCGGGTTGGTCCTGTGCGGCTGGGGCGTCTTCAACATCGTCGAGGGCCTGGTCAACCACCAGCTGCTGCAGATCCATCATGTCCGGGACGACCTCGGCGGACCGCTGGCCTGGGACCTCGGCTTCCTTGCGGTCAGCGTGGTCCTGGCCGTGGGCGGGTGGCTTCTGTTTAGGGGTAGTCCAACGTCTGGCCAAACTGGAGCATCTGAAGCAGGATAG
- a CDS encoding manganese catalase family protein, with translation MVFFHKQELQYKATPDKPDAVYARKLQEVLGGQYGEITVAMQYSFQAWNAHMPGKYRDMLFGIGAEEFGHVEMLATMIAQLLEKAPLGITEDAVQSDPTIAAVVGGTDIQSAIVAGAGVRPVDSMGNPWQGSYITASGNLLADFWANANAEMQGRLQVARLYHMTDDHGIRDMLSFLLARDTMHQNQWVAAAKELQEEGAENFPVPSNFPLNKEMRDVAYQYRNFSDGQAAAEGSWASGPTPDGLGEFTYVAEPPAGVPMPPPTHPDSRFYGTTELPNVMEKAAGTIQDKLKKE, from the coding sequence ATGGTTTTCTTTCACAAGCAGGAACTTCAATACAAGGCAACTCCGGACAAGCCGGACGCCGTCTACGCCCGCAAGCTCCAGGAAGTGCTGGGCGGCCAATACGGCGAAATCACCGTTGCCATGCAGTACTCGTTCCAAGCTTGGAATGCGCACATGCCGGGTAAGTACCGGGACATGCTCTTCGGGATCGGCGCCGAGGAATTCGGCCACGTGGAGATGCTGGCCACTATGATCGCCCAGCTGCTGGAGAAGGCACCCTTGGGGATCACCGAGGACGCCGTCCAGTCCGATCCCACCATTGCCGCCGTGGTTGGCGGAACCGATATCCAGTCCGCAATCGTTGCCGGCGCCGGCGTCCGTCCCGTGGACAGCATGGGCAACCCCTGGCAGGGCAGCTACATCACTGCCAGCGGCAACCTGCTCGCCGACTTTTGGGCCAACGCCAACGCTGAGATGCAGGGCCGACTCCAAGTGGCCCGGCTGTACCACATGACCGATGACCACGGCATCCGGGACATGCTCTCGTTCCTTCTTGCCCGGGACACCATGCACCAGAACCAGTGGGTTGCCGCGGCGAAGGAACTCCAGGAGGAAGGCGCCGAGAACTTCCCTGTGCCGAGCAACTTCCCCCTCAACAAGGAGATGCGGGACGTCGCCTACCAATACCGGAACTTCTCGGACGGCCAGGCTGCTGCGGAAGGCTCCTGGGCGTCCGGTCCCACCCCCGATGGCCTCGGCGAGTTCACGTACGTGGCAGAGCCCCCGGCCGGGGTCCCCATGCCTCCGCCCACGCACCCGGATTCCCGTTTCTACGGCACCACAGAGCTGCCGAACGTTATGGAAAAGGCAGCTGGAACCATTCAGGACAAGCTCAAAAAGGAGTAG